One part of the Diadema setosum chromosome 22, eeDiaSeto1, whole genome shotgun sequence genome encodes these proteins:
- the LOC140245517 gene encoding uncharacterized protein has translation MPILCPGGSLWRLGKHVRQGGQRAGPRNDPTTPRPVHTRGTLAHPFSQQQVDLGPMMSPGSVGGVYLGPESNRKDSSPTHEKKLAEIRSPTDYYTNGDVFIGQGELNSRETKTIDPVARSHHPQHNDTLNPDGTLASIVFFEETFMSAKVSSPQKTHPTSYRSKSTNGTFQLSKQSTVSPTKQQVLQDANGYREERSPRGERTVPSDQTSPDKASYHGYKNIFPTWVGQRRCLPTLDDIDFDQIDLISLHSLPTSEGKTVTSPEERDKFTATTTPWSTRDAYEPTAQTGCDHLNNNWMESKEEEALIPRSNAEILSKVTNDCRAVLGDLTNTKNSAAKTQARSSTKSAFRKIPRRMSVGERRSRRNRKGGKERSRSSSRECLAKQRDDHTYVNVDYIAGITAGGSHPQGDQGTTEDHTYQNVWFASSTNAREHVRDSRQDRPGLPPKGFPRCHTAMDAMPKKSPKTFQKTQQKLKQGGSGYSKLVEEADSLQRPYSSIIRSNGNDRTAWENDFWGQGKVGENVGAAKELCTDNSTPRVEKLSSTSSWESATNSHSTDGEECAAILYKGGALGECRSTSNARRIEIEAVHTRHHKLTGKVRTEHRGSDNEQAIGDHNTDRRDTGKLVDKPSYIGNSIKSARIVRTTSIEDEVKQLVSDTTSNPQPDGKKTTSRFVPKKSGHVETRRSLPAPSSLDNRTAQITPQRRSATNVRVVEAKLAQKQKRKIRRTIEGDEILEALLMQDQETQQLHGENEAGPETTSYGAKPFVDTGAEDETSRVQKIINDWNECSKGIASRLQSTHSIGSHVHVLPDRSADDLRAHTFAPNHRRHETKSSEPAVRRVKKDGTIPKAGHAQNTGQSAFQHPVAMTKEAGTQAFEVSRSEVRHIPSLAASAGNRNARRSASPSVIEIYIATQPYAPVERDEVETQPGEILVVNSAMQRENDWMWVYVPRTDHFGYVPAFAARPLEFQYSQD, from the exons ATGCCGATCTTGTGTCCTGGAGGATCGCTATGGCGACTTGGGAAACACGTCCGCCAAG GTGGACAGCGGGCTGGCCCTCGCAACGACCCCACCACGCCCCGTCCCGTGCACACGAGGGGTACGCTGGCGCACCCTTTCTCCCAGCAACAGGTGGATCTTGGTCCTATGATGTCGCCAGGCAGTGTGGGAGGGGTATACTTGGGGCCGGAAAGCAACAGGAAGGATTCCTCACCTACTCATGAAAAGAAACTTGCGGAAATACGATCCCCGACTGATTACTACACCAACGGTGATGTCTTCATTGGTCAAG GAGAGTTGAACAGCAGGGAGACTAAAACCATCGATCCCGTGGCACGGAGTCATCACCCCCAGCATAACGATACACTAAACCCTGACGGAACTTTGGCATCCATTGTCTTCTTTGAGGAGACCTTTATGAGTGCCAAAGTTTCCAGTCCGCAGAAAACTCACCCAACCTCATACAGAAGTAAATCGACCAATGGCACCTTTCAGTTGTCAAAACAATCGACAGTGTCACCAACTAAACAGCAGGTTTTACAAGATGCAAACGGATATAGAGAGGAGCGCAGTCCTCGTGGTGAGCGGACTGTGCCATCTGATCAGACGTCCCCGGATAAAGCTAGTTACCATGGATACAAAAACATATTCCCCACGTGGGTTGGGCAGAGGAGATGCCTTCCCACTCTTGATGACATTGACTTTGATCAAATCGATCTGATCAGCTTGCATAGTCTTCCGACAAGCGAAGGGAAGACGGTGACATCCCCGGAGGAAAGGGACAAGTTTACCGCTACCACCACTCCATGGTCTACCAGAGATGCTTACGAGCCGACAGCGCAGACAGGCTGCGATCATTTGAATAACAACTGGATGGAATCCAAAGAGGAGGAAGCCCTTATTCCTAGAAGCAACGCTGAAATTCTCTCAAAAGTTACAAACGATTGTAGAGCAGTCCTTGGCGATCTCACCAACACAAAGAATTCTGCGGCAAAAACACAGGCTAGGAGTTCGACAAAAAGCGCTTTTCGTAAGATACCGCGACGGATGTCAGTTGGAGAGAGACGATCAAGACGAAATCGCAAGGGCGGGAAAGAAAGATCAAGGAGCTCATCGAGGGAGTGCTTGGCGAAGCAGCGGGATGACCACACCTACGTTAATGTCGACTACATCGCGGGCATCACGGCAGGTGGCTCACATCCACAGGGAGACCAAGGTACCACTGAAGACCACACCTACCAGAATGTCTGGTTCGCATCGTCCACAAACGCGAGGGAGCATGTGCGGGATTCTAGACAGGATCGGCCGGGCCTTCCTCCAAAGGGGTTCCCGCGTTGTCATACAGCAATGGATGCCATGCCCAAGAAATCACCAAAGACATTTCAGAAAACACAACAGAAACTGAAGCAGGGAGGCAGCGGTTATTCAAAGTTGGTGGAAGAGGCAGACAGCTTGCAAAGACCATATAGTTCCATCATTCGATCAAATGGAAATGACAGGACAGCTTGGGAGAATGACTTCTGGGGTCAGGGGAAGGTTGGAGAAAACGTTGGTGCGGCGAAGGAGTTGTGTACAGACAACAGCACACCCAGGGTTGAGAAACTGTCCAGCACATCTTCATGGGAAAGCGCAACCAATAGTCATTCTACGGACGGTGAAGAGTGTGCCGCCATTTTGTATAAGGGTGGTGCTCTTGGGGAATGCAGGAGTACGAGTAATGCCCGTCGTATAGAGATTGAGGCTGTTCATACAAGGCACCataaacttacaggaaaggtcaGAACCGAACATCGCGGCAGTGACAATGAGCAGGCGATAGGAGACCACAATACTGATCGTCGAGACACTGGAAAACTTGTTGACAAGCCGTCATACATTGGCAACTCGATCAAAAGCGCCAGGATCGTTCGCACTACGTCCATAGAAGATGAGGTCAAGCAGCTAGTCTCTGATACGACCTCGAACCCACAACCTGATGGCAAAAAGACGACCTCTAGGTTTGTGCCCAAGAAGTCAGGCCACGTGGAGACGAGACGGTCGCTTCCAGCACCGTCGAGTTTGGACAATCGCACTGCGCAGATCACGCCACAAAGACGGTCTGCAACGAACGTGCGCGTCGTCGAGGCGAAGCTCGCGCAAAAACAGAAGCGAAAAATCAGGCGAACAATCGAAGGTGATGAAATTCTGGAGGCGCTTCTAATGCAAGATCAGGAAACCCAACAACTTCATGGAGAAAATGAAGCAGGCCCCGAAACAACTTCTTATGGTGCCAAGCCATTTGTCGACACCGGAGCAGAAGATGAAACTTCACGGGTGCAGAAAATCATCAATGATTGGAACGAGTGTTCGAAGGGGATTGCATCCCGGCTGCAGTCTACACACAGCATAGGATCTCACGTCCATGTTCTTCCTGATCGGTCAGCTGATGACTTACGCGCGCACACTTTCGCACCAAATCACAGACGACACGAAACAAAGTCTTCTGAGCCAGCCGTTCGAAGGGTGAAAAAAGACGGGACAATCCCAAAAGCTGGACACGCACAAA ATACCGGCCAATCTGCCTTCCAGCATCCTGTTGCCATGACGAAGGAGGCGGGGACTCAAGCCTTTGAGGTCAGCCGGAGTGAGGTGCGACACATTCCTTCTCTCGCCGCGTCAGCCGGTAACAGAAATGCTCGCAGATCG